The DNA sequence TCGCGACTGGTGCGCGCCGCCCAGACGGGGTCGTAGGCGTCGTCGTAGCTCTCCTCGTCATCGACTGCGTGATAGCGATCGAAGCGCACTCCGCCGGCCGTCACGCCGAAGGTCACCGCCGTACGTCGGTTCAGATACGTGTCGAGACTCACCAGGAAGAAGTCGGATTGCCCCTCCTCATCGCGGCGACCGACCGGCGCTCGCACCACCTCCCCGTCACTCTCGTACAAACGGGCACCCACGTAGAGGGCGTCCCGGTCGTAGAGCACGCGCACCTCCGTGCGCTGGCTGGGCGGCGCTCCCTCGATCGGCTCCTTCTGCACGAAGTCGCTGACCACGGGCGCGCGTGCCCAGACGTCTTCGTCCAGACGCCCGTCGAGGTGCAACGCCGCTGCGGGCACGGCGACCGCTTGCACGGTGAGGGAGCGCGAGCGCTCTCCCCCCTGGCTGGACTGGGCCACCGACGCGACCGGCACCAGGGCGGACAACCCCACCATGCCGACGAAGAACACAAGTGCTGTTTTTTTAGCACACATGGCGCAGAACTCGGGGGGAATGGTGAGTTGGGAGCGGGCGACGCACAGGGGAGCCCCGCGCTGCGGGGCCCCCTTGCAGACGCCGCTGCTAGCGGGCGCGGGCGACGGCCGAGAGAACCCGGCCGCGCTCGTGGTCGGAGGACAGCCGGTCCGCGGAGTCGAGCAGGCGCTGTCGCACGCGGTCTCCCACGGAGTCGAGGCGGCCCACCAGGTCGAGCAGGACCTCGGCCCGTTCGAAGTCCGAGTCCATGGTGTCGACCCGGTCCAGGAGACGGTCGACGTTACCGTCCGACAAAGGGGCGCTGGACAGCGCGGCCGCGAGGGCACGGCGGGCCTCGTAGTCGGACTCTACGCTCTGGATCACATCGAGGAAGGCGGTCAGGGTGGCGTCGTCCATGTCCGCCTGACGGGCGAGCTTCACCAGGAGCTCCACCACCTCGAAGTCGGATCCGATGTCGGCGGCGAGCTCGATGAGCGCCCCGGTCTCCGCCGGAGTCAAATCTTCCCGGAGCAGTGCCTCCAGGGTGCGGCGCATCTCGTAGTCGGACTCGATCGTGCGGGCGGCGTGCAGATACGCCACGCGAACCTGTTGGGAAGCGAGGTCATGTTGGACGCGGGTCAGCAGCTCCGCCATCTCGTAGTCGGAGGAGATCTGCTCGCTCGCCGTGTCCAGCGCGGCCGCCACTTCGGATGGGCTCAGTCCACCGGTCGCCAACAAGTGCGAGAGGTAGATGCGCGTGGTGTACCCTGAGCGGATGTGGCCAACCTCCTGCAGGACGGCCGGCACACCGCCGCGTGCCAGGATACGCTGCACGCGTGCTTCGGCGTCAAGGCCGGTCACGCGGTACACCTCCGGGATGACCTGGGCCAGCCAGCCGGCCGCCTCGTCGAAGGGACGCTCATCCCGGTCCACCCAGTACTGCCGCTCCAAGCGCCCGTTGCCACCCGACTCGATGCGAATGCGCCTGCGCGCCCCCTGGCCGGACTGCTCGAGCTCGAAGCGGCCACCACGGGAGAGCGCTTCGATCCCGCTCTCGTCCTCCGAGAAGCGCACCTCGCCACGCACCTCCAACTCCCATGTGCATGCGGCCGTGGCCCAGAACGCCCTCATGCGCTCGTCGTCGACGTTGACCTGGTCACTCTTGACGCGGTGGTCCGGATCGAAGCATGGGTCCGTTTGAGCCGCGTGGGGGAGCGCATTCAGGTGGGGAAGCAGCGTAAGCGCAGGCTCCACCCACCCGACGTCCACCGGCACGGGCTCCGGCCCGGGCAACCCAGGTGCCAGCGGTGCCACCACGGGAGACGGAACCGCTGGCACCTCGACCCACACGCCCACGTCCGGCACTACGCGCACCGTGACGTCGGGCGCGAGCGGCGGCACGAGTTCCACCAGCCCCGCCAGTGTCGGCTCGCTGCTGCGCATGGCGAGAGCCGAGAGCGGCACCGCGAACCCACTCAACACGATCACCACGGCGAGCACGTCCCAGCGGGTCGCTCCCGCACGGCGGCGCGCCGGGTCCAGAATCGCCTCCACACGACCTCCGAGCTGGCTGCTGCGGGCCATGGCGAAGGCAGCTGCCGGAAGCTCTTGCCTGGCCGGAAGCCCGCGCGCGACGGCGATCAGCCCCGCGGCATAGTCGCTCGCTCGGGTGCCGACCGAGAGGACGCGGTCGTCCGCCGCCTGCTCGCTCTCCGCCCGCAACTGGTGGAGTGCCACCCACGAAAGCGGGTTCATCCAGTGCAGCGCGCAGATGAGACGCGCGAGCAGCATCACGGGTTGATCCCCGCGCACCACGTGCGCGAGCTCGTGCAGCAGGGCCTGACGCAGGCGGTCGTCACTCCAGAACCGCGCGTCGGCAGGCAGCGCCACCACGGGGCGGTTCAGCCCCCAGGTCATGGGAACCGGGATCCCCTCGCCTTCAACCAGGCGTACCGTCCTCGTCACGCCCATGTCCGCGCAGGCGTCTTCCAGCAGCGCATCCCAGCGCGCTCCCGTGAGCGGCGCCGTGCCGCGCTCCAGGGCCGCCACCCGGACCAGTCCGACGATCGTCGTCAGCCCGAGCAAGCCCGCACCGCCGGCCCAGAGCAGCAGCAACGCCCACCAGGCGGAGCCCTCCATGCTCACGGAGTCGAGCCGGAATCGTGCGCTGCCTTCCAGAGCCGGTGGCAGGGGAGTGAACGCCAACGCGTCGCCGCCGCGCGCACCGACGCTCGGAGCCGCCGTCACCGATGTGCCGACTCCCGCGACGGCCACGGGCTCCAGCACCGAGGGGACCGTCACGTCCCGAACCGCTGGCGCTGCCGCATCCTCGGAGACGTCGAAGGCCAGCGCCGGCGACGCTGCCACCGCCTCCTCGGAGACGTCGAACGCCAGGGCCGG is a window from the Gemmatimonadota bacterium genome containing:
- a CDS encoding M56 family metallopeptidase is translated as MMVDVWRMVVAFGPTLAFGLASVLVKGAVLLSVTALAARALARTRSAAVRHLVWVTGIGALLLLPVLSGVLPRWQALPALVRQPALAFDVSEEAVAASPALAFDVSEDAAAPAVRDVTVPSVLEPVAVAGVGTSVTAAPSVGARGGDALAFTPLPPALEGSARFRLDSVSMEGSAWWALLLLWAGGAGLLGLTTIVGLVRVAALERGTAPLTGARWDALLEDACADMGVTRTVRLVEGEGIPVPMTWGLNRPVVALPADARFWSDDRLRQALLHELAHVVRGDQPVMLLARLICALHWMNPLSWVALHQLRAESEQAADDRVLSVGTRASDYAAGLIAVARGLPARQELPAAAFAMARSSQLGGRVEAILDPARRRAGATRWDVLAVVIVLSGFAVPLSALAMRSSEPTLAGLVELVPPLAPDVTVRVVPDVGVWVEVPAVPSPVVAPLAPGLPGPEPVPVDVGWVEPALTLLPHLNALPHAAQTDPCFDPDHRVKSDQVNVDDERMRAFWATAACTWELEVRGEVRFSEDESGIEALSRGGRFELEQSGQGARRRIRIESGGNGRLERQYWVDRDERPFDEAAGWLAQVIPEVYRVTGLDAEARVQRILARGGVPAVLQEVGHIRSGYTTRIYLSHLLATGGLSPSEVAAALDTASEQISSDYEMAELLTRVQHDLASQQVRVAYLHAARTIESDYEMRRTLEALLREDLTPAETGALIELAADIGSDFEVVELLVKLARQADMDDATLTAFLDVIQSVESDYEARRALAAALSSAPLSDGNVDRLLDRVDTMDSDFERAEVLLDLVGRLDSVGDRVRQRLLDSADRLSSDHERGRVLSAVARAR